One Kitasatospora sp. NBC_01266 genomic window carries:
- a CDS encoding anthranilate synthase family protein, whose product MTGPSAADLLARLTAPGAPAFALLHRRTPRLAPDTVEVLLGEVGHYETLAELPLPTGAPADGRPRHDLLALVPYRQIRERGFTAHDDGTPLQALRVTEQYALPLAQVLAALPQLPVTLTDGAFDLDDEQYAAIVRRVIEDEIGRGEGANFVIRRDFHGTLADFSPALALSLFRRLLAQERGAYWTFLVHTGERLLVGASPEVHVRQSGGTVVMNPISGTYRYPAGGPTLESLLAFLHDPKELEELTMVVDEELKMMCTVGDLGGQVLGPRLKEMAHLAHTEYELRGRTSLDVREVLKETMFAATVTGSPVQNATRVIHRYESSGRGYYSGALALIGRSAGGGQQLDSPICIRTADLDPATGRLVVRVGATLVRHSDPAGEVAETHAKAAGVLAAIGARPVPTGRRSHGGGPRLAEDHRVQAALDGRRADLAPFWLRMQQQVLPDQPLETLVVDGEDTFTAMLAHLLRSLGHRVSVLRHDTPGLRERVAAHRGPLVLGPGPGDPADGADPKMALLRPIVAEALAAARTGTRTAPLLAVCLSHQLLSAELGLGLRRKAEVYQGAQETIDLFGTPHTVGFYNTFTAYCSQDQADRLAADGVEVARDPLTGDVHGLRGAGFASLQFHPESVLTRDGVTVVAELLHGAVAAAR is encoded by the coding sequence ATGACCGGTCCCAGCGCCGCCGACCTGCTCGCCCGCCTGACCGCCCCCGGCGCCCCCGCCTTCGCCCTGCTGCACCGCCGCACCCCGCGACTGGCCCCGGACACCGTGGAGGTGCTGCTCGGCGAGGTCGGCCACTACGAGACGCTGGCCGAGCTGCCGCTGCCCACCGGCGCCCCCGCCGACGGCCGCCCCCGGCACGACCTGCTCGCGCTGGTCCCGTACCGGCAGATCCGCGAGCGCGGGTTCACGGCGCACGACGACGGCACCCCGCTGCAGGCCCTGCGGGTGACCGAGCAGTACGCACTGCCGCTGGCGCAGGTGCTGGCCGCGCTGCCCCAGCTGCCGGTGACGCTCACCGACGGCGCCTTCGACCTCGACGACGAGCAGTACGCCGCGATCGTCCGGCGGGTGATCGAGGACGAGATCGGGCGCGGTGAGGGTGCCAACTTCGTGATCCGCCGGGACTTCCACGGCACGCTGGCCGACTTCTCCCCCGCGCTCGCGCTCAGCCTCTTCCGCCGCCTGCTGGCCCAGGAGCGCGGCGCGTACTGGACCTTCCTGGTGCACACCGGGGAACGCCTGCTGGTGGGCGCCTCCCCCGAGGTGCACGTGCGGCAGAGCGGCGGGACGGTCGTGATGAACCCGATCTCCGGCACCTACCGCTATCCGGCCGGCGGCCCGACCCTGGAGTCGCTGCTCGCCTTCCTGCACGACCCCAAGGAGCTGGAGGAGCTCACCATGGTGGTCGACGAGGAACTGAAGATGATGTGCACGGTCGGCGACCTGGGCGGGCAGGTGCTCGGCCCGCGGCTGAAGGAGATGGCCCACCTCGCGCACACCGAGTACGAGCTGCGCGGCCGCACCTCGCTGGACGTCCGCGAGGTGCTCAAGGAGACCATGTTCGCCGCCACCGTCACCGGCAGCCCGGTGCAGAACGCGACCCGGGTGATCCACCGCTACGAGAGCAGCGGGCGCGGCTACTACTCGGGCGCGCTCGCGCTGATCGGCCGCTCGGCCGGTGGCGGGCAGCAGCTGGACTCGCCGATCTGCATCCGCACCGCCGACCTCGACCCGGCCACCGGCCGCCTGGTGGTCCGGGTCGGCGCCACCCTGGTCCGGCACTCCGACCCGGCCGGCGAGGTGGCCGAGACGCACGCCAAGGCGGCCGGCGTGCTGGCCGCGATCGGCGCGCGGCCGGTCCCGACCGGACGCCGCTCGCACGGCGGCGGGCCCCGGCTGGCCGAGGACCACCGGGTGCAGGCGGCGCTGGACGGGCGCCGCGCCGACCTGGCCCCGTTCTGGCTGCGGATGCAGCAGCAGGTCCTGCCCGACCAGCCGCTGGAGACGCTGGTGGTGGACGGCGAGGACACCTTCACCGCGATGCTGGCCCACCTGCTGCGCTCGCTCGGCCACCGGGTCTCGGTGCTTCGGCACGACACCCCCGGACTGCGCGAACGGGTCGCCGCGCACCGCGGTCCGCTGGTGCTGGGCCCGGGTCCGGGTGACCCGGCGGACGGCGCCGACCCGAAGATGGCGCTGCTGCGCCCGATCGTCGCCGAGGCGCTGGCCGCCGCCCGCACCGGCACCCGCACCGCACCGCTGCTCGCGGTCTGCCTGAGCCATCAGCTGCTCAGCGCCGAACTGGGCCTCGGGCTGCGCCGCAAGGCCGAGGTCTACCAGGGCGCCCAGGAGACCATCGACCTCTTCGGCACCCCGCACACCGTCGGGTTCTACAACACCTTCACCGCGTACTGCTCGCAGGACCAGGCCGACCGGCTGGCCGCCGACGGCGTCGAGGTGGCCCGCGACCCGCTCACCGGCGACGTGCACGGACTGCGCGGAGCAGGCTTCGCGAGCCTGCAGTTCCACCCCGAGTCGGTGCTGACCCGGGACGGGGTGACGGTGGTGGCCGAGCTGCTGCACGGCGCGGTGGCGGCGGCGCGCTGA
- a CDS encoding NADPH-dependent F420 reductase: MRIGILGSGSVGQTLANKLLTLGHEITLGSRSGSNQTGSAWAQAAGPHGQNGTFADAAEFGELVINATLGTGALAALEAAGAKALAGKVLVDVCNPLVFAEDGTLSLDPVNTDSVGEQIQRAFPDTRVVKALNTLSAPVMVDPTRVPGRHQLFIAGEDAGAKQEVVALLESFGWPGADIVDLGGIQAARSLEMLMPFWVNLWRHYGHTDFNYSFQIGG; this comes from the coding sequence ATGCGTATTGGGATACTCGGCAGCGGGTCGGTAGGACAGACCCTGGCCAACAAGTTACTGACCCTCGGACACGAGATCACCCTCGGCTCCCGGAGCGGGTCCAACCAGACCGGCAGCGCCTGGGCCCAGGCGGCCGGCCCGCACGGGCAGAACGGCACCTTCGCCGACGCCGCCGAGTTCGGCGAGCTGGTGATCAACGCCACCCTCGGCACCGGTGCGCTCGCCGCCCTGGAGGCGGCCGGCGCCAAGGCACTGGCGGGCAAGGTGCTGGTGGACGTCTGCAACCCGCTGGTCTTCGCCGAGGACGGCACGCTCAGCCTCGACCCGGTGAACACCGACAGCGTGGGCGAGCAGATCCAACGCGCCTTCCCCGACACCCGGGTGGTCAAGGCGCTGAACACCCTGTCCGCCCCGGTGATGGTCGACCCCACCCGGGTCCCCGGCCGGCACCAGCTCTTCATCGCGGGCGAGGACGCGGGGGCCAAGCAGGAGGTCGTCGCGCTGCTGGAGTCCTTCGGCTGGCCGGGCGCCGACATCGTGGACCTGGGCGGGATCCAGGCCGCGCGCAGTCTGGAGATGCTGATGCCGTTCTGGGTGAACCTGTGGCGGCACTACGGGCACACCGACTTCAACTACAGCTTCCAGATCGGCGGCTGA
- a CDS encoding response regulator transcription factor, which translates to MAGGQVFGGRLRVMVVDDHPMWREAVARDLAEAGFEVVATAGDGAQAVRRAAASRPQVLLLDLHLPLLPGAEVCRQVLARDPSLRVLVLSASGEQADVLAAVKSGASGYLVKSAGREELLEAVRRTAAGEAVFTPGLAGLVLGEFRRLAAEPVDQGRPGPAGVPVPRLTARETEVLRMVAKGLSYRQIAAKLVISHRTVQNHVQNTLGKLHLHNRVELVRYAIEWGIDDDLA; encoded by the coding sequence ATGGCGGGCGGGCAGGTGTTCGGTGGGCGGCTGCGGGTGATGGTGGTGGACGACCATCCGATGTGGCGGGAGGCGGTGGCCCGGGACCTGGCCGAGGCGGGCTTCGAGGTGGTGGCCACGGCGGGGGACGGCGCGCAGGCGGTGCGCCGGGCGGCGGCGAGCCGGCCGCAGGTGCTGCTGCTCGACCTGCACCTGCCGCTGCTGCCCGGGGCCGAGGTCTGCCGCCAGGTGCTGGCCCGGGATCCGAGTCTGCGGGTCCTGGTGCTCTCCGCGAGCGGGGAGCAGGCCGACGTGCTGGCGGCGGTGAAGTCCGGGGCGAGCGGGTACCTGGTGAAGTCGGCGGGGCGCGAGGAACTGCTGGAGGCGGTGCGCCGGACGGCGGCGGGGGAGGCGGTCTTCACTCCGGGGCTGGCCGGCCTGGTGCTCGGCGAGTTCCGGCGGCTGGCCGCCGAGCCCGTCGACCAGGGGCGCCCGGGTCCGGCCGGGGTGCCGGTGCCGCGGCTGACGGCGCGGGAGACCGAGGTGCTGCGGATGGTGGCGAAGGGGCTCTCTTACCGTCAGATCGCCGCCAAGCTGGTCATCTCGCACCGCACGGTGCAGAACCACGTGCAGAACACCCTCGGGAAGCTCCACTTGCACAACCGGGTCGAACTGGTGCGGTACGCCATCGAGTGGGGGATCGATGACGACCTGGCGTGA
- the macS gene encoding MacS family sensor histidine kinase produces the protein MALPDGGPGAAVTAGGMSVELPLWRAISWSRVLALAYALLRFFLLYPHVRHPVAGWLYLGALVLWTLATVRAFGNPARCSWPLLGVDLAMAVGGIVLSGYVDTPRQTAAGVLTLPTIWAACTVLGFGAKGGWRLAASAGLAIAAANILGHGGLTLDNVHNCVLLLVVGCAIGRVMELARASEAALSEALRVDAATRERERLSRDIHDGVLQVLALVRRRAGAVDERLGQLAGEQERALRALMTSGQLPAGTRGEGCDLRELLTGHADERITVAAPATPVLLPGQVAAELAAAVGAAVDNVRQHAGPCARAWILLEDEPAAVTVSIRDDGPGFAVGRLARARQDGRLGVAQSIEGRLRDLGGTAEFSSAPGEGVEIELRVPREGEG, from the coding sequence ATGGCGCTGCCGGACGGCGGCCCGGGCGCGGCGGTGACGGCCGGCGGGATGTCGGTGGAGCTGCCGCTCTGGCGGGCGATCAGCTGGTCGCGGGTGCTCGCGCTGGCCTACGCGCTGCTCCGGTTCTTCCTGCTCTACCCGCACGTGCGGCACCCGGTGGCCGGCTGGCTCTACCTGGGCGCCCTGGTGCTCTGGACGCTGGCCACCGTGCGCGCCTTCGGCAACCCGGCCCGCTGCTCCTGGCCGCTGCTGGGCGTCGACCTGGCGATGGCGGTCGGCGGGATCGTGCTGAGTGGCTATGTCGACACCCCGAGGCAGACCGCGGCCGGCGTGCTGACCCTGCCGACCATCTGGGCCGCCTGCACGGTGCTCGGCTTCGGGGCCAAGGGCGGCTGGCGGCTCGCCGCTTCGGCGGGCCTGGCGATCGCCGCCGCGAACATCCTCGGCCACGGCGGCCTGACCCTGGACAACGTGCACAACTGCGTGCTGCTGCTGGTGGTCGGCTGCGCGATCGGCCGGGTGATGGAGCTGGCCCGGGCGAGCGAGGCCGCGCTGAGCGAGGCGCTGCGGGTGGACGCGGCGACCCGCGAGCGGGAGCGGCTCTCCCGCGACATCCACGACGGGGTGCTCCAGGTGCTGGCGCTGGTGCGGCGGCGGGCCGGCGCGGTGGACGAGCGGCTCGGACAGCTCGCCGGGGAGCAGGAGCGGGCACTGCGGGCGCTGATGACCAGCGGTCAGCTCCCGGCCGGGACCCGCGGCGAGGGGTGCGACCTGCGCGAGCTGCTCACCGGCCACGCGGACGAGCGGATCACCGTCGCGGCGCCCGCCACCCCGGTGCTGCTGCCGGGCCAGGTGGCCGCGGAACTCGCGGCGGCGGTGGGCGCCGCCGTGGACAACGTGCGGCAGCACGCCGGGCCGTGCGCCCGGGCGTGGATCCTGCTGGAGGACGAACCGGCCGCGGTGACCGTCTCGATCCGCGACGACGGACCTGGGTTCGCGGTCGGCCGACTGGCCCGGGCGCGGCAGGACGGGCGGCTGGGGGTGGCCCAGTCGATCGAGGGCCGGCTGCGCGACCTCGGCGGCACGGCGGAGTTCAGCTCGGCGCCGGGCGAGGGCGTCGAGATCGAGTTGCGGGTGCCCAGGGAGGGCGAGGGCTGA
- a CDS encoding lysophospholipid acyltransferase family protein, giving the protein MKMIVAPMLRIFFRPWMEGAENIPDEGPAIIASNHLSFSDSFFLPALMKRRVTFIAKAEYFNTPGLKGKLTAAFFKGVGQLPVDRSGVRGAGEAAIRSAIAVIDSGELFGVYPEGTRSPDGKLYRGKVGGLARVALQTGAPVIPVAMIDTEKVQPPGQVVPNFGIRPGIRIGRPLDFSRYQGMENDRFILRSVTDEVMYEIMRLSGQEYVDIYATAAKRQIAEDKKRADAERRAEQRAERAAEKAAEKERQELEKQEQEQGKQESGDA; this is encoded by the coding sequence ATGAAGATGATCGTCGCACCGATGCTGCGGATCTTCTTCCGGCCGTGGATGGAAGGTGCGGAGAACATCCCCGACGAGGGCCCGGCGATCATCGCCAGCAACCACCTCTCGTTCTCGGACTCCTTCTTCCTGCCCGCCTTGATGAAGCGTCGGGTGACCTTCATCGCCAAGGCGGAGTACTTCAACACGCCCGGACTCAAGGGCAAGCTGACGGCCGCCTTCTTCAAGGGCGTCGGCCAGCTCCCGGTGGACCGCTCCGGTGTGCGCGGGGCCGGCGAGGCGGCGATCCGCAGCGCGATCGCGGTGATCGACAGCGGCGAGCTGTTCGGCGTCTACCCCGAGGGCACCCGCTCGCCCGACGGCAAGCTCTACCGGGGCAAGGTCGGCGGCCTGGCCCGGGTGGCGCTGCAGACCGGCGCGCCGGTGATCCCGGTGGCGATGATCGACACCGAGAAGGTGCAGCCGCCCGGCCAGGTGGTCCCCAACTTCGGGATCCGCCCCGGCATCCGGATCGGCCGCCCGCTGGACTTCTCCCGCTACCAGGGCATGGAGAACGACCGCTTCATCCTGCGCTCGGTCACCGACGAGGTGATGTACGAGATCATGCGGCTCTCCGGCCAGGAGTACGTGGACATCTACGCGACCGCCGCCAAGCGGCAGATCGCCGAGGACAAGAAGCGCGCGGACGCCGAGCGCCGGGCCGAGCAGCGCGCGGAGCGGGCGGCGGAGAAGGCGGCCGAGAAGGAGCGTCAGGAGCTCGAGAAGCAGGAGCAGGAGCAGGGCAAGCAGGAGTCGGGCGACGCGTAG
- a CDS encoding alpha/beta hydrolase yields the protein MPLLPGAEPYHHRGGPVGVLLCHGFTGSPQSLRPWAEYLAEAGLTVALPLLPGHGTRWQDLQVTRWQDWYAEVARELLLLADECEQVFVFGLSMGGSLALRLAAEHPELVSGVVLVNPSVRADNPATALLPVIRHLLPSLPGITGDIARPGAAELGYDRIPLHAAWSLAQLWRTVQQALPQVGQPVLLLRSPGDHVVSPANSALVRARISSVDVTERLCERSYHVATLDHDAELIFEESLGFVRRLTGVTQGTEATDQRG from the coding sequence ATGCCGCTGCTGCCCGGTGCCGAGCCCTACCACCATCGTGGTGGCCCGGTCGGCGTGCTGCTCTGCCACGGCTTCACCGGCTCCCCGCAGTCGTTGCGCCCGTGGGCCGAGTACCTGGCCGAAGCCGGTCTGACCGTGGCACTGCCGCTGCTGCCCGGCCACGGCACCCGCTGGCAGGACCTCCAGGTGACCCGCTGGCAGGACTGGTACGCCGAGGTGGCCCGCGAACTGCTGCTGCTCGCCGACGAGTGCGAGCAGGTCTTCGTCTTCGGCCTCTCGATGGGCGGCTCGCTGGCCCTGCGGCTGGCGGCCGAGCACCCGGAGCTGGTGTCCGGGGTGGTACTGGTCAACCCCTCGGTGCGCGCCGACAACCCGGCCACCGCGCTGCTCCCGGTGATCCGCCACCTGCTGCCCAGCCTGCCGGGCATCACCGGCGACATCGCCCGGCCCGGCGCCGCCGAACTCGGCTACGACCGCATTCCGCTGCACGCCGCCTGGTCGCTGGCCCAGCTCTGGCGCACCGTGCAGCAGGCGCTGCCGCAGGTCGGCCAGCCGGTGCTGCTGCTGCGCAGCCCAGGGGACCACGTGGTCTCACCGGCGAACTCCGCCTTGGTCCGCGCCCGGATATCCTCGGTCGATGTGACGGAGCGGCTCTGCGAGCGCAGCTACCACGTCGCGACCCTGGACCACGACGCCGAACTGATCTTCGAGGAGTCCCTCGGGTTCGTCCGGCGGCTGACCGGGGTCACGCAGGGCACCGAGGCCACCGACCAGCGGGGCTGA
- a CDS encoding endonuclease/exonuclease/phosphatase family protein codes for MSGVSLDLPPSGPQPDGAELVRVLSYNIRSQRDDRRALARVIRACEPDLVCVQESPRYWRPEGQAAWLARNTGTVILSGGGRTAAGPLLLGRLGVTVLSRHDLLLPKHRGWHARGFASSVVRLGRARPFALTSCHLSFIGPERAQQFELLHAQAAIRELSVIAGDFNEHPEDPGWTALAERYQDGWAVKPWGGEYTSRPGDPLQRLDAVFASPGIEVLACGVPPLPVAELLAATDHLPVVAVLRVPAGATA; via the coding sequence GTGTCCGGGGTGAGTCTCGACCTGCCGCCCTCCGGTCCCCAGCCCGACGGTGCCGAACTGGTCCGCGTGCTGAGCTACAACATCCGCTCGCAGCGCGACGACCGCCGGGCGCTGGCCCGGGTGATCCGGGCCTGCGAGCCGGACCTGGTCTGCGTGCAGGAGTCGCCGCGCTACTGGCGGCCGGAGGGCCAGGCCGCCTGGCTGGCCCGGAACACCGGCACCGTGATCCTCTCCGGTGGCGGGCGCACGGCGGCCGGCCCGCTGCTGCTCGGGCGGCTCGGGGTGACGGTGCTCAGCCGGCACGACCTGCTGCTCCCCAAGCACCGCGGCTGGCACGCGCGCGGCTTCGCCAGCTCGGTGGTGCGGCTCGGCCGTGCCCGGCCGTTCGCGCTGACCAGCTGTCACCTGAGCTTCATCGGGCCCGAGCGGGCGCAGCAGTTCGAGCTGCTGCACGCGCAGGCGGCGATCCGCGAACTCTCGGTGATCGCCGGGGACTTCAACGAGCATCCGGAGGACCCGGGCTGGACCGCGCTGGCCGAGCGCTACCAGGACGGCTGGGCCGTCAAGCCGTGGGGCGGCGAGTACACCTCGCGTCCGGGGGACCCGCTGCAGCGGCTGGACGCGGTCTTCGCCTCGCCCGGCATCGAGGTGCTCGCCTGCGGGGTGCCGCCGCTGCCGGTGGCCGAGCTGCTGGCGGCCACCGACCACCTGCCGGTGGTGGCGGTGCTGCGGGTGCCGGCCGGAGCCACTGCCTGA
- a CDS encoding ROK family glucokinase, producing MALTIGVDVGGTKIAAGVVDENGEILARTRVPTPADPQWAVDAIAQAVRELKEQFAEVEAVGVGAPGFVDRDRSTVIFAPNIAWENEPLRGRIEELTGLDTVVENDANCAAWAEFRFGAAAEHTDMVLITVGTGIGGGIVLDGRLHRGRFGVAGEIGHLNMVPDGLLCGCGGKGCWEQYGSGRALRRYGREKAAADPERGGRMLALNEGVAETLRGIHITQAAEEGDPLALECYAELADWLGRGMADLAALFDPGVFVLGGGVSDSGRLLLDPVAKDYEKYLTGGAHRPRAEVVLASMGSSAGIVGAGDLARTR from the coding sequence ATGGCTCTGACCATCGGCGTCGACGTCGGCGGCACCAAGATCGCGGCCGGCGTGGTCGACGAGAACGGCGAGATCCTGGCCCGGACCCGGGTTCCCACCCCGGCCGACCCGCAGTGGGCGGTCGATGCCATCGCCCAGGCCGTGCGCGAACTCAAGGAGCAGTTCGCCGAGGTCGAGGCGGTGGGCGTGGGTGCGCCCGGCTTCGTGGACCGCGACCGCTCCACGGTGATCTTCGCGCCCAACATCGCCTGGGAGAACGAGCCGCTGCGCGGCCGGATCGAGGAACTGACCGGCCTCGACACGGTGGTGGAGAACGACGCCAACTGCGCGGCCTGGGCCGAGTTCCGGTTCGGGGCGGCGGCCGAGCACACCGACATGGTGCTGATCACCGTCGGCACCGGGATCGGCGGCGGCATCGTGCTCGACGGGCGGCTGCACCGCGGCCGGTTCGGCGTGGCCGGCGAGATCGGCCACCTCAACATGGTCCCGGACGGCCTGCTCTGCGGCTGCGGCGGCAAGGGCTGCTGGGAGCAGTACGGTTCCGGGCGGGCGCTGCGCCGCTACGGCCGGGAGAAGGCGGCGGCCGACCCCGAGCGCGGCGGGCGGATGCTGGCGCTCAACGAGGGGGTGGCCGAGACGCTGCGAGGCATCCACATCACCCAGGCCGCCGAGGAGGGCGACCCGCTGGCGCTGGAGTGCTACGCGGAGCTGGCCGACTGGCTGGGCCGGGGGATGGCCGACCTGGCCGCGCTCTTCGACCCGGGCGTCTTCGTGCTCGGCGGCGGCGTCTCGGACTCCGGGCGGCTGCTGCTCGACCCGGTGGCCAAGGACTACGAGAAGTACCTGACCGGCGGGGCGCACCGGCCGCGCGCCGAGGTGGTGCTGGCCTCGATGGGGTCCTCGGCGGGCATCGTGGGCGCGGGCGACCTGGCGCGCACCCGCTGA
- a CDS encoding DUF5304 family protein, protein MNSSDPVDNPLVDEARKLASAVGERAERAFARVKAENPEVFAHLAAAGGELLAAYRAAVAGHERRWSAPDPADSERIDLDD, encoded by the coding sequence ATGAACAGTTCAGATCCTGTCGACAACCCTTTGGTCGATGAGGCGCGCAAACTGGCCTCGGCGGTGGGCGAGCGGGCCGAGCGGGCGTTCGCCCGGGTGAAGGCGGAGAACCCCGAGGTCTTCGCTCACCTGGCCGCCGCCGGCGGTGAGCTGCTGGCCGCCTACCGGGCCGCCGTGGCCGGTCATGAGCGCCGCTGGTCGGCCCCCGACCCGGCGGATTCCGAACGGATCGACCTGGACGACTGA
- a CDS encoding ArsA family ATPase: MTRTVLVTGDANAVPEVAAATALHAAGRGLRTLLLAADDPHRLVDEALAVRLGPAAQPVAQRLTAARIDEQQAFRSALAGLDGKLRTGFDLLGVEPLEPDELTALPGTRQLALLRALQVPAEQYDLVVAAAPPPAELTAALALPEQLDRYLARLLPEQRQAARALRPLLAAVAGVPMPADWLYAARSWVAGELAATRAVIESARTSVRLVVDAGSCSVPGVRRAAAGLALFGHRLDAVVAHRALPAAALDSADGWLAGQAAAERERLAAIDLAVPLLTADRTAADLPALAAQLYGDRDGDGPQPPARWPWTAEDRLAEDGVLLWRLAAPGAERADLELMRRGDELVVGLGPYRRILPLPGALRRCTVAGAALRDGELTLRFAPDPDLWPSAR, from the coding sequence GTGACCCGGACGGTGCTGGTCACCGGCGACGCCAACGCGGTGCCCGAGGTGGCCGCCGCCACCGCGCTGCACGCCGCCGGACGCGGCCTGCGCACCCTGCTGCTGGCGGCCGACGACCCGCACCGGCTGGTCGACGAGGCGCTGGCGGTGCGGCTCGGGCCCGCCGCGCAGCCCGTGGCGCAGCGGCTGACCGCCGCCCGGATCGATGAGCAGCAGGCGTTCCGCAGCGCGCTGGCCGGCCTGGACGGCAAGCTGCGCACCGGCTTCGACCTGCTCGGCGTCGAACCGCTGGAGCCGGACGAGCTGACCGCGCTGCCCGGCACCCGTCAACTCGCCCTGCTGCGCGCGCTGCAGGTCCCGGCCGAGCAGTACGACCTGGTGGTGGCCGCCGCCCCGCCGCCCGCCGAGCTGACCGCCGCGCTGGCGCTGCCCGAGCAGTTGGACCGCTACCTGGCCCGGCTGCTGCCCGAGCAGCGCCAGGCGGCGCGGGCGCTGCGCCCGCTGCTGGCCGCCGTGGCCGGAGTGCCGATGCCCGCCGACTGGCTCTACGCCGCCCGCTCCTGGGTGGCCGGCGAGTTGGCCGCCACCCGCGCGGTGATCGAGTCGGCCCGTACCTCGGTGCGCCTGGTCGTGGACGCCGGCTCCTGCTCGGTGCCCGGCGTGCGCCGGGCCGCCGCCGGACTCGCGCTCTTCGGCCACCGGCTGGACGCCGTGGTCGCGCACCGCGCGCTGCCCGCGGCGGCGCTGGACTCGGCCGACGGCTGGCTGGCCGGGCAGGCCGCCGCCGAGCGCGAGCGGCTGGCCGCGATCGACCTCGCGGTGCCGCTGCTGACGGCGGATCGCACGGCGGCGGACCTGCCGGCGCTGGCCGCGCAGCTGTACGGCGACCGCGACGGCGACGGCCCGCAGCCACCCGCGCGTTGGCCGTGGACCGCCGAGGACCGGCTGGCCGAGGACGGCGTGCTGCTCTGGCGGCTGGCCGCGCCCGGTGCCGAACGGGCCGACCTGGAGCTGATGCGGCGGGGCGACGAACTGGTGGTGGGCCTGGGTCCGTACCGCCGGATCCTGCCGCTGCCCGGCGCGCTGCGGCGCTGCACGGTGGCCGGAGCGGCCTTGCGTGACGGGGAGTTGACGTTGCGCTTCGCTCCTGACCCGGACCTCTGGCCCAGCGCGCGCTGA
- a CDS encoding SRPBCC family protein, producing the protein MAEHTRSSIVIEATAAEVMAVIADFEAYPLWTGEVKEIEVLGRGEDGRATQVRLLLDAGAIRDEHVLAYTWDADREVSWTLVKSQMLRSLDGSYALAPAVGGTEVSYQLAVDVKIPMLGMIKRKAEKVIIDRALAGLKKRVESKPSSAAS; encoded by the coding sequence ATGGCGGAACACACCAGGTCGAGCATCGTCATCGAGGCGACGGCGGCCGAGGTGATGGCGGTGATCGCCGACTTCGAGGCGTACCCGCTGTGGACGGGTGAGGTCAAGGAGATCGAGGTGCTCGGCCGCGGCGAGGACGGCCGCGCCACCCAGGTCCGGCTGCTGCTGGACGCCGGGGCGATCCGGGACGAGCACGTGCTCGCCTACACCTGGGACGCCGACCGCGAGGTCTCCTGGACCCTGGTGAAGAGCCAGATGCTGCGCTCGCTGGACGGCTCCTACGCGCTGGCCCCGGCGGTCGGCGGGACCGAGGTCAGCTACCAGCTCGCGGTGGACGTCAAGATCCCGATGCTCGGCATGATCAAGCGCAAGGCCGAGAAGGTGATCATCGACCGGGCGCTGGCCGGTCTGAAGAAGCGGGTGGAGAGCAAGCCCAGCAGCGCGGCGAGCTAG